One stretch of Streptomyces agglomeratus DNA includes these proteins:
- a CDS encoding carbonic anhydrase has product MTDATSPTPSEAFALLLAGNQRFVAGTPQHPNQDAARRAETAPGQRPFAVLFGCSDSRLAAEIIFDRGLGDLFVVRTAGHVAGAEVLGSIEYGVSVLDSPLVVVLGHDSCGAVAATRAALTDGLGSTTGYVRDVIERVTPSVLAARAAGLSGDDEIIDEHIRHTVALLLDRSRALADQVTAGRTAVVGMSYQLADGSARLVTARGLPAEMAASGPGGVTPHL; this is encoded by the coding sequence ATGACTGATGCCACGTCCCCGACTCCGTCCGAAGCCTTCGCGCTGCTGCTGGCCGGCAACCAGCGTTTCGTCGCGGGTACGCCGCAGCACCCGAACCAGGACGCCGCGCGCCGCGCCGAGACTGCCCCGGGCCAGCGTCCGTTCGCGGTGCTCTTCGGCTGTTCTGACTCCCGCCTGGCCGCCGAGATCATCTTCGATCGGGGCCTGGGTGACCTGTTCGTGGTCCGCACTGCGGGCCACGTGGCGGGGGCGGAGGTGCTGGGCAGCATCGAGTACGGCGTGAGCGTGCTGGACAGCCCGCTGGTAGTGGTGCTGGGCCACGACTCGTGCGGCGCGGTCGCGGCCACTCGCGCTGCCCTGACCGACGGCTTGGGCAGCACGACCGGATACGTGCGCGACGTGATCGAGCGCGTCACGCCCAGTGTTCTGGCCGCCCGGGCCGCCGGGCTCAGCGGGGACGACGAGATCATTGACGAGCACATCCGGCACACCGTTGCCCTTCTCCTGGACCGCTCCCGGGCGCTCGCTGACCAGGTCACAGCAGGACGCACGGCCGTGGTGGGCATGTCCTACCAGTTGGCCGACGGCAGTGCCCGACTTGTGACGGCCCGCGGTCTTCCGGCGGAGATGGCTGCCTCGGGCCCGGGGGGCGTTACACCCCACCTGTGA
- a CDS encoding low affinity iron permease family protein, whose protein sequence is MIFKHPSDRGGSRNKPFERLAENASRFTSSATFFVVCLLLVAVVVALHLIGLPVKWLLFAGEAMSAVTLLLLALLKNSELRAERAVQSKLDAIAAALLEGQEGRGPGKAHQELRSLIGLEDDS, encoded by the coding sequence ATGATTTTCAAGCATCCGTCCGACCGGGGCGGCTCGCGGAACAAGCCCTTCGAGAGGCTGGCCGAGAACGCCTCACGGTTCACCAGTTCAGCGACGTTCTTCGTGGTGTGCCTGCTCCTGGTCGCCGTGGTCGTCGCCCTGCACCTGATCGGTCTGCCGGTCAAATGGCTCCTGTTCGCGGGCGAGGCGATGTCGGCGGTGACCCTGCTCCTGCTGGCCTTGCTCAAGAACTCCGAGCTACGGGCCGAACGGGCGGTCCAAAGCAAGCTCGACGCAATCGCCGCAGCCCTGCTGGAAGGCCAGGAAGGCCGCGGCCCAGGAAAGGCCCACCAGGAGCTGCGGTCTCTGATTGGATTGGAGGACGACTCATGA
- a CDS encoding fatty acid desaturase family protein, giving the protein MTTQAPLRPPAPEGRYPRGGSDFARLSKQIKEAGLLRRRPAYYAVRIALVAALYLAGWGAFLLVGNSWWTLAVGALLAAVFGQVALVAHDVGHRQVFTRKKASAAAGRLAGNLGIGMGYGWWQDKHSRHHANPNHEDLDPDVAPDIFVWSQAQARQASKLPRMVGRAQSVLFLPLLTLEGFNLHVAGVRALANRSLKQRRLEGTLLFGHFTLYCALLFAVLPPGKAVAFLAVHQCLFGVYLGSIFAPNHKGMPTLTGPHRPDFLRRQVLTSRNVRGGRITDVILGGLNYQIEHHLFPSMPSPNLRHAQAIVRRYCEQLGVPYLQTGLIDSYRQTIKSLHHASSPLRQTG; this is encoded by the coding sequence ATGACCACTCAGGCACCGCTGCGCCCACCCGCACCCGAAGGCCGGTATCCGAGGGGCGGCAGTGACTTCGCCCGGCTCTCGAAACAGATCAAGGAGGCCGGGCTGCTACGCCGCCGGCCCGCCTACTACGCCGTGCGTATCGCGCTCGTCGCTGCCTTGTACCTCGCCGGCTGGGGAGCGTTCCTGCTGGTGGGCAACAGCTGGTGGACGCTCGCCGTTGGTGCTCTTCTGGCCGCCGTGTTCGGACAGGTGGCTCTCGTCGCCCACGACGTGGGGCACCGGCAGGTATTCACGCGAAAGAAAGCGAGCGCTGCCGCCGGCCGCCTCGCGGGAAACCTCGGGATCGGGATGGGATACGGATGGTGGCAGGACAAGCACTCCCGCCATCACGCCAACCCCAACCACGAGGACCTCGACCCGGACGTCGCACCCGACATCTTCGTCTGGAGCCAAGCCCAGGCCCGCCAAGCCTCAAAGCTGCCCCGCATGGTCGGGCGGGCCCAGTCCGTCCTCTTCCTGCCCCTCCTCACCCTTGAGGGATTCAATCTCCACGTAGCCGGCGTCCGCGCCCTCGCGAATCGCTCCCTCAAACAGCGCCGCCTGGAAGGCACCCTGCTGTTCGGACACTTCACCCTCTACTGCGCCCTGCTGTTCGCCGTCCTGCCGCCGGGCAAAGCGGTGGCCTTCCTAGCTGTGCACCAGTGTCTGTTCGGGGTGTACCTGGGCTCCATCTTCGCCCCCAACCACAAAGGGATGCCCACCCTGACGGGACCGCACCGCCCCGACTTCCTGCGCCGCCAGGTCCTCACTTCACGCAACGTCCGCGGCGGACGGATCACCGACGTCATTCTGGGTGGCTTGAACTACCAGATCGAACACCACCTGTTTCCCAGCATGCCGTCCCCGAACCTGCGCCACGCCCAGGCCATCGTCCGCCGGTACTGCGAACAGCTGGGCGTGCCGTACCTCCAGACGGGACTGATCGACTCCTACCGGCAAACGATCAAGAGTCTGCACCACGCCAGTTCCCCCTTGCGGCAGACAGGCTGA
- a CDS encoding STAS domain-containing protein, translating into MHIARTLLVNQNLETRMGLTLVGELDRESVPLLQTALQNCLQPVGRGDIEINVEGLTFCDVSGLNALLAAARRRHGQFRTSPRSIARRRQALGGDRHLLPHRWPRHRSGTETRSYGAPRPVTS; encoded by the coding sequence ATGCATATTGCGCGCACCCTGCTGGTGAACCAGAACCTGGAAACCCGGATGGGCCTCACCCTGGTGGGAGAGCTGGACCGGGAATCAGTCCCCCTGCTGCAGACGGCTCTTCAGAACTGCCTGCAGCCCGTCGGCCGGGGCGACATCGAGATCAACGTCGAGGGGCTTACGTTCTGCGACGTCAGCGGCCTGAACGCTCTCCTGGCCGCCGCACGTCGGCGGCACGGGCAATTCCGTACGTCTCCACGGTCCATTGCCCGCCGTCGTCAGGCTCTTGGAGGTGACCGACACCTGCTTCCTCACCGATGGCCCCGCCACCGCTCCGGCACTGAGACTCGTTCCTACGGTGCCCCTCGACCAGTGACCTCATAG
- a CDS encoding ribonuclease BN — protein MGRAWRRSSALGLGQRALGFAALGFLTLVPLLIIVSSGDPENGRGFAQWLGEGLGVSRASRQQVEHLFIQPGQALRTTTAFGIAALAVFGLTLGAAVQSGYEKVWDLPPARWWARWRHVVWLTVLTGYLFFSATTTLRDKPLAGGVMASLSALLFLWWSQHMLLGGRIRWRALFPGAMVTVIGLLGLRLFSRLVFSPLIASNTVSFGPVGTVLVVQSWLVGVGVVVFGGALVGRLLCEKLPRRTRTMKRRRRDATS, from the coding sequence GTGGGGCGCGCCTGGCGGCGGAGCAGCGCTCTCGGACTGGGACAACGAGCACTGGGCTTCGCCGCACTCGGATTTCTCACTCTGGTGCCCCTGCTGATCATCGTCTCCTCGGGAGACCCGGAGAACGGACGGGGATTCGCGCAGTGGCTGGGGGAAGGGCTCGGGGTCTCGAGGGCATCCAGGCAGCAGGTCGAGCATCTGTTCATCCAGCCCGGCCAGGCCCTGCGGACCACGACGGCCTTCGGCATCGCCGCCCTCGCCGTGTTCGGCCTGACCCTCGGTGCCGCGGTCCAGAGCGGTTACGAGAAGGTCTGGGACCTCCCACCGGCCCGCTGGTGGGCCAGGTGGCGGCACGTGGTCTGGCTCACCGTCCTCACCGGATACCTCTTCTTCTCCGCCACCACGACCCTGCGGGACAAGCCCTTGGCGGGCGGGGTGATGGCATCACTGAGCGCCTTGCTGTTCCTCTGGTGGTCCCAGCACATGCTGCTCGGCGGGCGGATCCGCTGGCGCGCCCTGTTCCCCGGCGCCATGGTCACCGTCATCGGGCTGCTCGGCCTGCGCCTCTTCTCCAGACTCGTCTTCTCGCCGTTGATCGCATCCAACACCGTCAGCTTCGGCCCCGTCGGAACCGTCCTCGTGGTCCAGTCCTGGCTGGTCGGTGTAGGCGTCGTCGTCTTCGGCGGCGCGCTGGTGGGCCGGTTGCTGTGCGAAAAACTCCCACGTAGGACACGCACGATGAAACGGCGCAGACGGGACGCGACCTCCTAG
- a CDS encoding DUF6131 family protein — protein MIILGVILLVIGFVASISILWTIGIVLVAIGVLLWILGAVGHAVGGRRHYW, from the coding sequence ATGATCATTCTTGGGGTCATCCTGCTTGTGATCGGCTTCGTGGCCAGCATCTCGATCCTGTGGACCATCGGGATCGTTCTGGTCGCTATCGGAGTGCTCCTATGGATTTTGGGTGCGGTCGGTCACGCGGTCGGCGGTCGCCGGCACTACTGGTAG
- a CDS encoding SpoIIE family protein phosphatase yields MSGGDPARGDPDMAGAAASGPGGLLDVLGVAAVLLDAEGKIDLWSPQAEDLFGYSAEEALGEHAGRLLVSEEHRELVLDMFAEVMEGGGSWAGVFPIRRKDGSTRLVEFRNMRLQDDQREYWALGLATDQATLREVERDLALSARLVSQSPIGLGVLDTDLRYVSVNPAEERMNGVPAAEHIGRHVHEVLPWLQESFEAAMREVLATGVPVLDQYTAGRTAADMDNDHAWSISFYRLEAPNGKVLGVATASVDVTERHRTVEEQRHTALTLQRSLLPHPPPRRPGLEIATRYRPAQASVEIGGDWFDVIPLSGDKTALVVGDVMGSGVAAAATMGQLRTATRTLADLDLPPAKVMHHLNHVTAGLGDAIATCVYAVYDPRQARCDLSLAGHLPPALLHLDGRAELLELPTGAPLGVGDVTFHTTTLTLRPGDQLVLYTDGLVETRDTAIDTRLDVLLTLLDDPKRPLEDTCDWLLQGLRHPGDHDDVALLIAQTT; encoded by the coding sequence ATGAGTGGAGGCGACCCCGCACGGGGCGATCCCGACATGGCGGGGGCTGCGGCGTCCGGGCCGGGTGGCCTGCTCGACGTGCTGGGAGTGGCGGCTGTTCTCCTCGACGCCGAGGGAAAGATCGATCTTTGGAGCCCGCAGGCCGAGGACCTGTTCGGCTACAGCGCCGAGGAGGCCCTCGGCGAGCACGCCGGCCGGTTGCTCGTCAGCGAGGAGCACAGGGAGCTCGTACTGGACATGTTCGCCGAGGTCATGGAAGGCGGCGGCAGCTGGGCCGGTGTCTTCCCCATCCGGCGCAAGGACGGCAGCACGCGGCTGGTTGAGTTCCGCAACATGCGGCTGCAGGACGACCAGCGAGAGTACTGGGCCTTGGGTCTGGCTACTGACCAGGCGACGCTCCGCGAGGTCGAACGGGACCTGGCACTGTCCGCCCGGCTGGTGTCCCAATCACCCATCGGCCTAGGCGTGCTGGACACCGACCTTCGGTACGTCTCGGTCAATCCGGCGGAGGAGCGGATGAACGGCGTGCCTGCCGCCGAGCACATTGGCCGCCACGTCCATGAGGTGCTGCCCTGGCTGCAGGAGTCCTTCGAAGCGGCGATGCGCGAGGTCCTGGCCACCGGCGTCCCGGTCCTGGACCAGTACACCGCCGGCCGCACCGCGGCCGACATGGACAACGACCATGCCTGGTCGATCTCGTTCTACCGGCTCGAAGCCCCCAACGGGAAAGTGCTGGGAGTCGCCACCGCCAGCGTGGACGTCACCGAACGACACCGCACCGTCGAGGAACAACGCCATACCGCGCTGACCCTCCAACGCAGCCTCCTGCCGCATCCGCCACCGCGGCGCCCAGGCCTTGAGATCGCCACCCGCTACCGCCCCGCCCAAGCCAGCGTCGAGATCGGCGGCGACTGGTTCGACGTCATCCCTCTGAGCGGAGACAAGACCGCTCTGGTCGTCGGGGACGTCATGGGCAGCGGGGTCGCGGCCGCAGCCACTATGGGCCAGCTCCGTACCGCCACCCGCACCCTGGCCGACCTGGACCTCCCACCCGCCAAGGTCATGCACCATCTCAACCACGTCACCGCCGGCCTGGGTGACGCCATCGCCACCTGTGTCTACGCCGTCTACGACCCCCGCCAGGCGCGCTGCGACCTGTCTCTCGCCGGGCACCTGCCGCCGGCCCTCCTGCATCTCGACGGCAGGGCCGAACTGCTGGAACTGCCCACCGGCGCGCCACTGGGCGTCGGCGACGTAACCTTCCACACCACCACCCTGACCCTCCGCCCCGGCGACCAGCTCGTCCTCTACACCGACGGCCTGGTCGAAACCCGCGACACAGCCATCGACACCCGCCTGGACGTCCTCCTCACACTCCTCGACGACCCCAAGCGCCCGCTCGAGGACACCTGCGACTGGCTGCTCCAGGGACTTCGGCACCCCGGAGATCACGACGACGTCGCCCTCCTCATCGCCCAGACCACGTGA
- a CDS encoding DUF6286 domain-containing protein, with protein sequence MSRDQEPAETGQPPTTQAATLLTVGLLAKQPPDAAQPQHGSKTGDGTRRPSRRLWSARRIPAALPPLFVVAGAGMLLFDISMVRAGREAAAWRTRLAHELATRPLDDTWVLTGAALATALGLWLIILALTPGLRRHLPLKTPAGPGKVRAVLDRDAAALILRDAALRVPGVSRARIRVRRHRINARADIRFRDPGVVRTDLTADLHEQRERLALAHPPKLTVHVRQRRG encoded by the coding sequence ATGTCACGGGACCAAGAACCCGCTGAGACGGGGCAGCCCCCCACAACCCAAGCGGCCACCCTCCTGACGGTGGGCCTCCTGGCCAAGCAGCCGCCAGACGCTGCGCAGCCCCAGCACGGCAGCAAGACCGGCGACGGCACACGACGTCCCTCACGCCGCCTGTGGTCCGCACGCCGCATCCCCGCCGCGCTGCCCCCCCTCTTTGTCGTGGCCGGCGCCGGGATGCTGCTGTTCGACATCTCCATGGTGCGGGCCGGCCGAGAAGCCGCCGCCTGGCGTACCCGCCTCGCCCACGAACTGGCCACCCGCCCCCTGGACGACACATGGGTGCTCACCGGCGCCGCCCTCGCCACAGCCCTCGGACTGTGGCTGATCATCCTGGCTTTGACCCCTGGCCTGCGCCGCCATCTGCCCCTCAAGACCCCCGCTGGCCCCGGCAAGGTGCGGGCCGTGCTGGACCGTGATGCCGCCGCCCTGATACTGCGAGATGCCGCTCTGCGCGTCCCCGGAGTCAGCCGCGCCAGGATCCGGGTGCGCCGACACCGCATCAACGCTCGCGCAGACATACGCTTCCGCGACCCCGGTGTAGTCAGGACCGACCTCACCGCCGATCTCCACGAGCAACGCGAGCGACTCGCCCTGGCCCACCCACCCAAGCTCACCGTCCACGTACGCCAGCGCCGCGGCTGA
- a CDS encoding Asp23/Gls24 family envelope stress response protein, with protein MIPDKVVARIAARAAHEALTDLMGATPAHRGLATPGATVAVGSGSARLGLSIDLPYPIDIAHTARAVQRSVGERVARLTGMRVTQVTLTVENLIPSGGLERRRVQ; from the coding sequence GTGATCCCCGACAAGGTGGTGGCCCGCATCGCGGCCCGCGCCGCGCATGAGGCACTGACCGACCTGATGGGCGCCACCCCCGCACATCGGGGACTGGCCACACCCGGCGCGACGGTCGCGGTCGGCAGCGGATCGGCCCGGCTGGGCCTGTCCATCGACCTGCCCTACCCAATCGACATCGCCCATACCGCCCGCGCGGTCCAGCGTTCTGTCGGCGAGCGGGTAGCCCGGCTGACCGGCATGCGCGTCACCCAGGTCACCTTGACCGTCGAGAACCTGATTCCCTCCGGCGGCCTGGAGCGCAGGCGCGTGCAATGA
- a CDS encoding Asp23/Gls24 family envelope stress response protein, translating to MSDTISRPTAQSTKTGAGGKTLQGRTGAGTAPETRGRTTIADSVVEKIAGMAAREVPGIHSLGAGMARTFGAVRDRVPGGHPSVTRGVRVEVGERQAAVDLDVVVEYGVAIVDVAGDVRTNVIGAVERMTGLEVVEVNIAVDDVYLPDEQDKQEETEGRVR from the coding sequence ATGTCGGACACCATCAGCCGCCCCACTGCACAATCGACGAAGACGGGCGCCGGGGGCAAGACGCTGCAGGGCCGCACCGGCGCGGGGACCGCGCCCGAGACACGCGGGCGGACCACCATTGCCGACAGCGTGGTGGAGAAGATCGCAGGAATGGCCGCCCGCGAGGTGCCGGGCATCCACAGCCTCGGCGCCGGGATGGCCCGCACCTTCGGCGCCGTCCGCGACCGCGTGCCAGGCGGACACCCCAGTGTGACCCGAGGGGTGAGGGTCGAGGTGGGCGAGCGCCAGGCGGCCGTGGACCTCGACGTGGTCGTCGAGTACGGCGTGGCCATCGTGGACGTCGCGGGCGATGTCCGCACCAACGTCATCGGGGCCGTGGAACGCATGACAGGCCTGGAAGTCGTCGAGGTGAACATCGCTGTCGACGACGTCTACCTGCCCGACGAGCAGGACAAGCAGGAGGAGACCGAGGGCCGCGTGAGGTGA
- a CDS encoding sigma-70 family RNA polymerase sigma factor produces the protein MRDRTGHPPPPGADHLQHPAPPSLAEVPVSRNNVAELPDRLLAVRAAEGDDDAFAVLVRRHTSRLLALAHHLLGSQADAEDAVQEAFLAAWRQLPEFRHDASFGTWMYRIVTNRCLNILRRAPRALPLDTVPEPTAHDPGSSPPCVAETDAATAALAQALHKLSPEQRACWVLRELHGLHYEEIAHVTGTSEQTVRGRLFRARHALQEAMRPWR, from the coding sequence ATGCGCGACCGGACCGGACACCCGCCCCCACCGGGCGCAGACCACCTGCAGCACCCTGCGCCGCCGAGCCTCGCCGAGGTGCCGGTCAGCCGGAACAATGTCGCCGAGCTGCCGGACAGGCTGCTGGCCGTACGGGCCGCGGAGGGGGATGATGACGCGTTCGCCGTCCTGGTCCGCCGTCACACCAGCCGGCTCCTCGCGCTGGCCCACCACCTGCTCGGCAGCCAGGCCGATGCCGAGGACGCCGTCCAGGAAGCATTTCTCGCCGCCTGGCGACAGTTGCCGGAGTTCCGCCACGACGCCTCGTTCGGCACCTGGATGTACCGCATCGTCACCAACCGGTGTCTCAACATCTTGCGCCGCGCCCCCCGCGCGCTTCCCCTGGACACGGTCCCCGAGCCCACCGCTCATGATCCAGGCAGCTCACCACCGTGTGTCGCCGAGACGGACGCGGCAACGGCCGCTCTGGCTCAGGCACTGCACAAGCTGAGCCCCGAGCAGCGAGCCTGCTGGGTTCTGCGGGAGCTGCACGGCTTGCACTACGAGGAGATCGCACACGTGACCGGAACCAGCGAACAGACGGTGCGCGGCAGACTCTTTCGCGCACGACACGCATTGCAGGAGGCGATGCGCCCATGGCGCTAG
- a CDS encoding Asp23/Gls24 family envelope stress response protein has product MTSSSNRDIQRTAARAALDVPGVAALHPGVADRLAAVASRAQQAMGADPVSGEAGIRAEHSPQSGWHVEVRCAVHEGHRVLDVAQQVREHVQAALTAHLAQHGSAAPVTVLVTVTSTV; this is encoded by the coding sequence ATGACCTCCTCCAGCAACCGAGACATCCAGCGCACTGCTGCGCGGGCTGCCCTCGATGTCCCCGGTGTGGCCGCACTCCATCCGGGCGTCGCCGACCGGCTGGCCGCCGTGGCCTCCCGCGCACAGCAGGCCATGGGAGCCGACCCGGTCTCTGGCGAGGCCGGCATCCGGGCCGAACACAGTCCTCAAAGCGGCTGGCACGTAGAAGTACGCTGCGCCGTCCACGAAGGCCACCGCGTCTTGGATGTCGCCCAGCAGGTACGCGAACATGTCCAGGCCGCCCTCACCGCTCACCTGGCCCAGCACGGCTCAGCCGCACCGGTCACCGTCCTCGTCACGGTCACCAGCACCGTGTGA
- a CDS encoding GNAT family N-acetyltransferase: MNIFLESNRLVLRAFTEADIDHLFALDNDPEVMRFINGGRPTSREVIQAQTLPKLLHDYPCFGTRGYWAAQEKDTGNFLGWFEFRPLDDHSPAVVELGYRLNKAAWGSGYATEGSQALIRKGFTDLGVERVTANTMTVNAGSRRVMEKAGLSFLRNFTGDWPEAIEGSEHGEVEYELTRTKWEKHS, from the coding sequence ATGAACATCTTTCTGGAGTCCAATCGGCTCGTGCTGCGCGCGTTCACTGAGGCCGACATCGACCACCTGTTCGCACTGGACAACGACCCGGAAGTCATGCGATTCATCAACGGCGGTCGACCCACAAGCCGCGAGGTGATCCAGGCACAGACCTTGCCCAAGCTGCTCCACGACTACCCGTGCTTCGGGACCCGCGGCTACTGGGCCGCGCAGGAGAAGGACACCGGGAACTTCCTGGGCTGGTTCGAGTTCCGCCCCTTGGACGACCACAGCCCCGCCGTTGTGGAACTCGGCTACCGGCTGAACAAGGCAGCCTGGGGCAGCGGCTACGCCACCGAGGGATCACAGGCCCTGATCCGCAAGGGATTCACGGACCTCGGCGTGGAGCGAGTGACCGCGAACACCATGACGGTCAACGCGGGATCCCGGCGTGTGATGGAGAAGGCAGGGCTGTCGTTCCTCCGCAACTTCACCGGGGACTGGCCAGAGGCGATCGAAGGCTCCGAGCACGGCGAAGTCGAGTACGAACTCACCCGAACCAAGTGGGAGAAACATTCGTAG